The Sorangiineae bacterium MSr11954 DNA segment CCCGGAGATCATGCCCGATCTGGCGCTCGCCGCCGGCGCCGCCATCGTGGGCACCGGGCGAAGCGACTTCCCCAACCAGATCAACAACGTGCTCGCCTTCCCCGGCATCTTCCGCGGCGCGCTCGATGCCGGCGCCATCACCATCAACGACGAGATGAAGATCGAGGCCGCGCGCGCCCTCGCCGCCTATGTGAAAGAGGTCGGCGTCGAGAAGATCCTGCCCGATCCGCTCGATCGCAAGGTGGCGTACCACGTGGCGGAGGCCGTCGCAGCGGCGGCGCGGCGCACGGGGGTTTGCCGCACGTAAGGAGTCGCGCCATCATCGATGCATCGCTCACCGCGGGCTCGCGAGCCACCCGGATCACGCGCGCGCGAGCCGGTGGTGGCGCACGCCGGGCGGCCCCGCGTCGCTCAATCCTCTTCTTCTTCCTCCGCGCCCGCGGGCACGATGCGCCCCCCGGGCCGGAGCGCTTGATCGACGTCGGAGGCGATGAAGAACGGGGACGGTGGGACATCGCCGCGCTGGCGGGCGCGCGCATCGGCATGTTGGGCGACATCGAGCAGGACGCCGCGCTCGCGGCTCGAGCGCCCAGGACCGCTGCGGTCGACCCAGAAGTAGCTTCGCTGGCGCACGTCCACGTGGACGAAGGAGCTGATCGGGTAGACGCCCACGCCGACGAAGCCCGTTTCGCGTGCGAAGCGGGCCACGTCCTGATCGGTGGCGCCGGGCACCACGAAGTCGATGGCGAGGCCGCGCCCGTGGTTGCCCTGGCCGGTGCCATCGGGCTTGGGCGTGCGGTAGCCCGAGATGATGCGGATCTCGTGGGCGTTGAAGTGCCGCTGGATGCGGTAGATCACGTTGAGGGTGCGCGGCTCGACGGGGTGCTCGTTGCCCTCGGGCGCGCGGAGCACGTGCGCGGCTTGGTCGAGCTCCTCGGCGGCGAAGCCACCTTCGTCGGTGGCGGCGGTGAGGGCCACCGTCTCTTTGAGGTACACGGCGTTCAAGACGAGCTTGGGCTTTCCCGCAGCATCGAGCGGCGCCTTGGCACCCCGGGTGGGCGTGTGCAGCGCGCGCACGTTGTGATGGTAGCCCGATGGCGCCATGGGCCGCGCGGCGCGGCCGGGAAATGCGCGCACGGGACGC contains these protein-coding regions:
- a CDS encoding DUF882 domain-containing protein, which codes for MRRTYTLAALAIVWISGTAWAQRPAARPVRAFPGRAARPMAPSGYHHNVRALHTPTRGAKAPLDAAGKPKLVLNAVYLKETVALTAATDEGGFAAEELDQAAHVLRAPEGNEHPVEPRTLNVIYRIQRHFNAHEIRIISGYRTPKPDGTGQGNHGRGLAIDFVVPGATDQDVARFARETGFVGVGVYPISSFVHVDVRQRSYFWVDRSGPGRSSRERGVLLDVAQHADARARQRGDVPPSPFFIASDVDQALRPGGRIVPAGAEEEEED